From a single Candidatus Kryptoniota bacterium genomic region:
- a CDS encoding APC family permease, with protein MKQEYVDVPQESGNLDYKKVKVVVITTVMLSFISYWRAAAVVVSDIGSSAFYALGIAEKAVGPSAPFFILFVMLFAYGIRAVYIESSSMFVRGGSYRVVRKTLGSTFAKVAVSALVFDYLITAPISAVSAGQYLEGLIDSLLAGVNPNLQVPPNSIAVGSAILIELYFWRKNIIGIEESSEKALRIFQVTSVLAGILFVGSIITIFTRGAHIPSFSVRLSDSAMGWLKGFSVLKTIGLVGVLIGMGHSILAVSGEETLAQVYREIESPKLKNLKRAALIMFVFSFIFTGLNSIFGAMIIPEADLMGKYNDNALSGLVMNFVGPHTILLTLQAFVVVVGFLILAGAVNTALIGANSVLNRVAEDGVLHEWFRRPHGRFGTSYRIINLLAIIQILVILASRGDVFLLGEAYAFGVVWTFIMTTFSILVLRHKDKSVREWKMPPNLKLGRYEVPLGLIFVFIILFCIGVTNLFTKPLATEGGVTFTIILFALFEFSERANKRLDASRGPALEKFNVFAQNNLTAEAIGCRTPRRKLVAVRAPNRLNHLYRCLEESDPDEVDIVVMTAKIIPGQSTTAANTIDHFEEELFSEVIKIAEKQGKTVLPIVVPTNNAAYAIAHTTVQIGAEEVFLGTSERYPAEYQMQQFALYWGMVEADENHHVNIRTIGPRGEMNFEI; from the coding sequence ATGAAGCAGGAATATGTAGACGTACCTCAGGAGTCAGGTAACCTCGACTACAAGAAAGTGAAGGTTGTGGTAATAACAACCGTCATGTTGTCCTTCATATCGTACTGGAGGGCTGCGGCGGTCGTAGTGTCGGACATTGGTTCGAGTGCGTTCTATGCGCTCGGTATTGCTGAGAAAGCCGTAGGTCCGTCTGCGCCTTTCTTCATCCTGTTTGTCATGTTGTTTGCTTACGGCATCAGGGCAGTATACATCGAATCCTCAAGCATGTTTGTTCGCGGCGGCAGTTACCGGGTGGTCCGGAAAACCCTCGGGAGTACTTTCGCCAAAGTGGCTGTTTCCGCACTCGTCTTCGACTACCTGATAACCGCGCCGATCAGTGCTGTGTCCGCCGGACAATATCTTGAGGGACTCATCGACTCTCTCCTCGCTGGTGTGAATCCAAATCTGCAGGTGCCACCTAACTCCATAGCAGTCGGATCCGCGATCCTCATCGAGCTTTACTTCTGGCGAAAGAATATTATAGGAATTGAAGAGTCGAGCGAGAAAGCTCTTCGTATCTTTCAGGTTACTTCCGTCCTTGCCGGCATCCTCTTCGTGGGATCGATTATCACGATCTTCACACGTGGCGCGCATATCCCTTCATTCAGTGTCAGGCTATCCGATTCCGCGATGGGTTGGCTCAAGGGATTCAGCGTACTGAAGACCATCGGACTCGTGGGTGTGCTTATAGGTATGGGACACTCGATACTCGCCGTCAGCGGGGAAGAAACTTTAGCGCAAGTCTATCGCGAGATCGAGTCTCCGAAACTCAAGAACCTGAAGCGCGCCGCGCTGATAATGTTCGTGTTCAGCTTCATCTTCACCGGACTGAATTCCATTTTCGGTGCCATGATAATCCCGGAGGCCGACCTGATGGGCAAGTACAATGATAATGCCCTCAGCGGACTCGTGATGAATTTTGTCGGACCTCATACGATTCTCCTCACGCTCCAGGCGTTTGTGGTCGTCGTTGGGTTCCTGATACTTGCCGGAGCAGTCAATACCGCCCTGATCGGAGCGAATAGCGTCCTCAATCGCGTGGCGGAAGACGGAGTCCTTCATGAATGGTTCCGTCGCCCCCATGGCAGATTCGGCACGTCCTACCGCATAATCAACCTCCTCGCGATCATTCAGATTCTGGTCATTCTTGCCAGCAGAGGCGACGTTTTCCTCCTCGGGGAAGCGTACGCATTCGGCGTCGTCTGGACTTTTATCATGACCACCTTCTCGATACTCGTTCTGCGGCACAAGGACAAATCGGTGCGGGAATGGAAGATGCCGCCGAACTTGAAGTTAGGGAGGTACGAGGTTCCCTTGGGACTAATTTTCGTCTTCATAATTCTTTTTTGCATCGGCGTCACAAATCTTTTCACCAAGCCGCTCGCGACTGAGGGCGGAGTAACGTTCACCATTATCCTCTTCGCACTCTTCGAATTTTCCGAGCGAGCAAACAAAAGACTTGACGCTTCACGCGGACCCGCGCTTGAAAAGTTCAACGTGTTCGCCCAAAATAATCTGACAGCTGAAGCGATCGGCTGCAGAACCCCCCGCCGCAAGCTGGTGGCAGTCCGCGCTCCCAACCGCCTTAACCATCTTTACAGATGCCTTGAAGAGAGTGACCCCGACGAAGTCGACATTGTGGTTATGACAGCCAAAATAATCCCGGGACAGAGCACCACCGCAGCTAATACCATTGATCATTTCGAGGAAGAACTCTTCAGCGAAGTAATAAAAATCGCCGAGAAACAAGGGAAAACGGTATTGCCGATCGTTGTCCCGACAAACAACGCGGCCTACGCTATCGCTCACACAACTGTTCAGATTGGCGCAGAAGAAGTATTCCTCGGAACCTCTGAGCGCTATCCTGCGGAATATCAGATGCAACAATTCGCCTTATACTGGGGAATGGTTGAGGCTGATGAGAATCATCATGTCAACATAAGAACCATCGGTCCTCGCGGTGAAATGAATTTCGAAATCTGA
- a CDS encoding transglycosylase SLT domain-containing protein has product MKRPEVRGLIIRISTLLLLGLGIVITGKLHAARYSYDSTVIPEASIPKLDKQTYVFLTHYGKELQDMSYEYGVDWRLALAVLRQESAFNPTVISDKGAEGFMQLMPNTGLYLASLHNVQDITRPSDNIKLGVIHLRDMLRNFSDTEGDNRLELAIAAYNCGYSRIEDAQTISKFLGDPTDSWSSVRSGLTLLSKRFSPLHSHVWEDGKPTAGYFAGSDETLGYVESVMQFYNIYRNVLRR; this is encoded by the coding sequence ATGAAGAGGCCAGAAGTTCGAGGTCTAATTATCAGAATATCTACACTTTTATTGTTAGGATTGGGAATTGTCATAACTGGGAAGCTGCATGCTGCTCGATATTCATATGACAGCACGGTTATTCCTGAGGCGTCCATACCAAAGCTCGACAAACAGACCTATGTTTTCCTGACCCACTACGGTAAAGAGCTTCAAGACATGAGTTACGAGTATGGGGTCGACTGGCGGCTGGCACTAGCGGTACTTCGCCAGGAATCCGCATTCAATCCGACCGTAATTTCGGACAAGGGTGCTGAGGGTTTTATGCAACTCATGCCGAATACGGGTCTCTACTTGGCTTCACTGCACAATGTCCAGGATATCACAAGGCCGTCAGACAACATCAAGCTCGGGGTCATCCACCTTCGTGACATGCTTCGTAATTTTTCCGATACAGAGGGTGACAACAGGCTTGAGTTGGCAATAGCCGCTTACAACTGCGGTTATTCCCGCATCGAGGATGCGCAGACCATATCAAAATTCCTGGGGGATCCGACCGATTCCTGGAGCTCAGTTAGATCAGGTCTGACTCTTCTTTCCAAGCGATTTTCACCTCTTCATTCGCACGTTTGGGAAGATGGAAAGCCTACTGCGGGCTATTTTGCGGGCTCCGACGAGACTTTAGGCTACGTTGAAAGTGTGATGCAGTTTTACAATATTTACAGGAATGTATTGCGCAGGTAG
- a CDS encoding phosphatase PAP2 family protein, protein MFRSINDSRSAFLDATVGADDYAVLPLAIATPLAFGGVGLIEKDGYTFDTGALVGLTEVSAYAVYYVVKNVIVKRDRPSVTLSNVHTMHLDSADKYSMPSGHTLAAFAIATALTFRYPEPYVYIPAYAWAAFVGYGRMYLGLHYPSDVLAGAILGSASAVAIHLLSPQITSLRKKIIGDGLGIQLSAAPTLVNLRIDF, encoded by the coding sequence ATGTTCAGAAGCATTAACGATTCCAGGTCCGCTTTCCTGGATGCGACGGTTGGGGCAGATGACTATGCGGTCCTCCCATTGGCAATCGCTACACCGTTGGCGTTCGGAGGTGTCGGGCTCATCGAGAAGGATGGATACACCTTTGACACGGGAGCTTTAGTTGGCTTGACAGAGGTCTCAGCTTACGCGGTATACTACGTCGTTAAGAATGTCATAGTTAAGCGTGATCGCCCATCCGTTACTTTGTCCAACGTGCATACGATGCATCTCGATAGTGCTGACAAGTATTCCATGCCGTCGGGACACACATTAGCAGCATTCGCCATAGCGACCGCGCTGACGTTCAGGTACCCTGAACCTTATGTTTACATCCCGGCTTATGCGTGGGCGGCCTTCGTCGGTTACGGAAGAATGTATCTCGGTCTTCATTATCCGAGTGACGTCCTCGCGGGTGCTATACTTGGAAGCGCGTCGGCCGTGGCGATTCATCTACTCAGTCCTCAGATCACTTCTCTTCGGAAGAAGATCATCGGTGACGGATTGGGGATTCAGTTGAGCGCAGCCCCGACTCTCGTAAATCTCCGCATCGACTTCTGA
- a CDS encoding 5-formyltetrahydrofolate cyclo-ligase: MTSKEDIRKSILKIREELSEEEALQRSKLVLMRLENMPEYRNAGLVHTYLSSRPNEVDTIMLVARSYARGKRIAVPVITDKKERKLETSELIDLGDLTEGPFHIKEPKVFSPVPLEEVDIFIIPAVAVDRSGNRIGSGFGYYDNYLHSQKKPIVALVYKFQVVDSIEPLETDVKVDYIVTEDEIIKTNARA, encoded by the coding sequence TTGACTTCTAAAGAAGACATAAGAAAATCGATTTTGAAAATCAGGGAAGAGCTGAGCGAGGAAGAAGCGCTGCAAAGGAGTAAACTTGTGCTCATGCGACTCGAGAATATGCCTGAGTACAGGAACGCCGGGCTCGTGCACACCTACCTATCATCAAGACCAAATGAAGTCGATACAATCATGCTGGTCGCAAGATCGTACGCGCGCGGAAAACGCATTGCGGTACCCGTTATCACGGACAAAAAGGAAAGGAAGCTGGAAACCTCGGAACTTATCGATCTCGGTGATCTCACCGAAGGTCCGTTCCATATCAAGGAACCAAAAGTTTTCTCACCTGTACCGCTCGAAGAGGTCGACATCTTCATCATCCCGGCGGTTGCAGTCGACAGGTCGGGCAATAGGATCGGTTCAGGGTTCGGCTATTACGATAATTATCTTCACTCACAAAAGAAGCCGATCGTCGCACTTGTTTACAAATTTCAAGTTGTCGATAGCATAGAACCCTTGGAGACTGACGTCAAAGTCGATTACATCGTCACAGAGGATGAAATCATAAAGACTAACGCCCGCGCCTGA
- a CDS encoding ATP-dependent Clp protease adaptor ClpS, translating into MDSVFGLSALEKPLEVDDTITEVQTPARVILFNDDWHTFEEVIGQLIKALGCSSEKAEAIAFEAHSNGKAAAYEGPLNDCLRVNSVLEEISLITQIEI; encoded by the coding sequence TTGGATAGTGTCTTCGGCCTATCTGCACTTGAGAAACCGCTTGAAGTCGACGACACTATCACCGAAGTGCAGACTCCCGCAAGAGTCATACTATTCAACGATGATTGGCACACGTTCGAGGAGGTTATCGGCCAGTTGATAAAGGCACTTGGCTGTTCATCCGAAAAAGCTGAAGCGATCGCATTTGAGGCGCATTCAAATGGGAAGGCGGCGGCATATGAAGGACCGTTGAATGATTGCCTGAGGGTCAACAGCGTCCTCGAGGAGATCAGTCTCATTACACAAATAGAGATTTGA
- a CDS encoding M1 family aminopeptidase: MNAKSLFICFFIVTPVAFAQIKNALYTGGDKQMVSSEESINYVSPHAYDVLKYNLYMDWYAVLQNESLRYNGIMEITFRPDATSPLDSINLDNDGVYLRVDSAFAYNRRLSLNSNGSRLIVYLDTNLVAGDTGVVRLYYHVTNPGLSNSSPQKGFYLYYRDGSTVFHTIAYTMSEPSDAHYWMPCYDDPSDKALSEISVRVPDGFVAASNGRLAATTNNHDGSITYDWVEDFPIATYLMCATVSQFAVVQGTFVRAPGDSIPVQYYVYPEDSAAAVSNGSCDVDSVISMIKFYSSIYGPYPFEKYAMTCIEPFYYGGMEHTTITTVKRNYEFDRRVVAHELAHHWWGDNVTLGTWKDIWLNEGFATYSEAMQQQHLSESDFHSEMQYYEAQFFGEYDTTKYAAYAPPPGLIFGLAEYYKGAWVLHMLRSIVGDSTFFDIMKTYRADFQFGNAVTTDFAGDVSKVTGSDMSWFFNEWIFSPGYPIYSYTYRRSGDTLNFTVEQNQVNAPFFKMPIDLGVYSGGTTSILHFTDSLQLQSVSFFFSGTIDSVSFDPSDKILKLTSPWSDSMTSPSPVTITSFPNPFSRSTTIQYVIAGDSKVTIEVYDILGRKIRSIEQGYQSAGFHDITFDAVGLASGAYLCRIVTAFGDRTTKILLEK; this comes from the coding sequence ATGAACGCTAAATCACTTTTCATCTGCTTCTTCATCGTGACACCTGTTGCATTCGCGCAAATCAAAAACGCGCTTTACACAGGAGGGGACAAGCAGATGGTGAGTTCAGAAGAAAGCATCAATTATGTATCTCCTCACGCTTACGATGTCCTGAAATATAATTTGTATATGGATTGGTACGCCGTCCTGCAAAATGAATCTCTACGATACAACGGCATTATGGAAATCACATTTAGGCCTGACGCTACCAGCCCCCTTGACTCGATCAATCTCGATAACGATGGGGTTTATCTCAGAGTGGACTCGGCATTTGCCTATAACCGGAGACTTTCGCTAAACAGCAACGGTAGCCGATTGATCGTCTATCTTGATACGAATCTTGTCGCCGGCGACACAGGGGTCGTGAGACTGTACTACCACGTAACGAATCCCGGATTGTCGAATTCCAGCCCTCAAAAAGGCTTTTACCTGTATTATCGGGATGGATCTACGGTGTTCCATACGATTGCTTACACAATGAGCGAACCAAGCGACGCGCACTACTGGATGCCGTGTTATGATGACCCGTCGGACAAAGCGTTGAGTGAGATCTCAGTCAGAGTCCCCGACGGATTCGTCGCAGCGTCGAACGGAAGACTTGCCGCGACTACGAATAATCACGACGGAAGCATAACCTACGATTGGGTTGAGGATTTTCCTATTGCAACATACCTGATGTGCGCAACCGTTTCTCAGTTCGCTGTTGTTCAGGGAACGTTTGTCCGAGCGCCCGGCGACTCAATCCCTGTGCAGTATTATGTCTATCCGGAGGATTCTGCGGCCGCAGTGTCGAACGGTTCATGCGATGTAGACAGCGTAATCTCCATGATAAAGTTTTACTCTTCCATATATGGCCCATACCCGTTCGAGAAATACGCGATGACTTGTATCGAGCCGTTTTATTACGGCGGAATGGAGCACACAACCATCACGACAGTTAAGCGCAATTATGAATTCGACAGGCGAGTGGTAGCTCATGAGCTCGCTCACCACTGGTGGGGCGATAATGTCACGCTTGGAACGTGGAAGGATATCTGGCTTAACGAGGGCTTCGCTACTTATTCCGAGGCGATGCAGCAGCAGCACCTGAGCGAATCGGATTTTCACTCCGAGATGCAATACTATGAGGCTCAGTTCTTTGGCGAGTACGATACCACGAAGTATGCCGCGTATGCTCCGCCACCGGGACTGATTTTCGGTCTCGCGGAATACTACAAGGGTGCATGGGTGCTCCATATGCTGAGGAGCATCGTCGGAGACTCGACGTTCTTCGATATCATGAAGACCTACCGGGCCGACTTCCAATTCGGCAACGCCGTGACCACAGATTTTGCCGGCGACGTAAGCAAAGTGACCGGCTCCGACATGAGCTGGTTCTTCAACGAATGGATATTCTCGCCTGGGTACCCGATTTACAGCTACACGTATAGGAGGAGCGGGGACACGCTTAACTTCACAGTTGAACAAAACCAGGTGAACGCCCCGTTCTTCAAAATGCCGATAGACCTTGGAGTTTACTCCGGAGGTACAACAAGTATCCTCCACTTCACCGATTCTCTCCAGTTGCAGTCGGTGTCGTTCTTCTTCAGCGGGACCATCGACTCCGTTTCGTTTGACCCTTCAGACAAAATCCTGAAGCTCACGTCGCCATGGAGCGACTCGATGACATCACCGTCTCCGGTCACGATCACCAGCTTTCCGAATCCATTTTCGAGGTCGACTACAATTCAATACGTGATTGCCGGAGACAGCAAAGTTACAATTGAAGTCTATGATATTCTCGGAAGAAAGATCAGATCGATTGAACAGGGGTACCAGAGTGCGGGCTTTCATGACATTACCTTCGATGCAGTCGGTCTGGCGAGCGGAGCTTACTTGTGCCGCATCGTAACGGCATTCGGGGACCGAACCACTAAAATCTTACTGGAAAAATAA
- a CDS encoding MFS transporter produces MLLNEYDKPTRAHYEILFMSWAGWVFDFYSLILFTFLIIPISAEFGLSNVSRSYIIGASLAATAVGGVIMGVLSDRYGRRKVLQWTILTYSFGTFLCGFSNGFVWLLAFSIVTGLGVGGEWATGQTYVGETFPPAVRARYAAFMQTGAPIGIVLASIVGGFLQPVIGWRSCFLISVLPAVLVILIRRRLPESDIWLARNRLVSEGKLDRVGLANERKNKFLALFGREYRKLFIQSLILALFDMSAYWFTYSWLPGYLHEQRHFPMAKSAVWMLVTQAGGLLGYISFGLVADKFGRRPAYSVYSFIMAGALVMITVMWNVAVIYPPVILGFMFLVGFGTGMFSGYGPLFSELYPTSIRNTAMGSAFNLARGIQFLTPVVIAVIAEKYGLSGGISLAAIFAVLTGIWIWTFPETKGKKLKIAENF; encoded by the coding sequence ATGCTCCTAAATGAGTATGACAAGCCGACCAGGGCTCATTACGAGATCCTGTTCATGAGCTGGGCTGGATGGGTATTCGATTTCTACAGCCTCATTCTTTTCACTTTTCTCATTATCCCGATTAGCGCCGAGTTCGGCCTCTCTAATGTGTCACGATCATATATTATTGGCGCATCTCTCGCCGCCACAGCTGTCGGTGGCGTCATTATGGGAGTCTTATCCGATCGATATGGACGAAGGAAAGTGCTGCAGTGGACAATCCTGACTTACAGCTTCGGAACTTTTCTTTGCGGATTCTCGAATGGATTCGTTTGGTTGCTTGCCTTCAGCATCGTTACTGGGCTGGGGGTAGGCGGTGAGTGGGCGACGGGTCAAACATATGTTGGGGAGACCTTTCCCCCGGCGGTCAGAGCTCGATACGCAGCCTTTATGCAAACCGGCGCGCCAATCGGAATTGTGCTCGCTTCGATTGTCGGCGGCTTCCTTCAACCTGTGATCGGATGGAGAAGTTGCTTTTTGATATCGGTTCTTCCCGCGGTTCTAGTGATATTAATCAGACGGCGATTGCCCGAGTCTGATATCTGGCTCGCCAGGAATCGATTAGTCTCAGAAGGGAAACTTGATCGCGTGGGATTGGCAAATGAACGCAAGAACAAGTTCCTGGCATTATTTGGCAGGGAGTATAGGAAGCTCTTCATCCAATCGCTCATCCTCGCGCTCTTTGATATGTCGGCTTACTGGTTCACCTACTCTTGGCTTCCCGGGTATCTGCACGAGCAGCGCCATTTTCCGATGGCGAAATCGGCAGTGTGGATGCTCGTCACGCAAGCCGGCGGCCTATTGGGTTATATCTCCTTCGGGTTGGTAGCCGATAAATTTGGTCGACGACCTGCATACTCGGTTTACTCATTCATAATGGCAGGCGCCCTCGTGATGATAACTGTCATGTGGAACGTTGCGGTAATATACCCTCCGGTCATATTGGGTTTCATGTTCCTCGTGGGATTCGGTACGGGAATGTTCAGCGGGTACGGACCGCTTTTCAGCGAGCTATACCCCACTTCTATTCGAAACACCGCGATGGGCTCGGCGTTCAATCTTGCGCGGGGAATCCAATTTCTTACACCGGTCGTCATCGCAGTCATAGCCGAGAAATATGGACTGAGTGGCGGCATATCCCTCGCTGCGATTTTCGCCGTCCTCACGGGAATCTGGATCTGGACGTTCCCCGAAACTAAAGGGAAGAAGCTCAAGATCGCGGAAAATTTCTGA
- a CDS encoding T9SS type A sorting domain-containing protein translates to MQNRIVSARSISLIVVATLWSASAFGWGQDGHRIINSSFTKHFPLDTSWVARFTQYYADHASDADNRKSSDPSESPRHFIDIDAYAEFHSSWFPHDIDSLIAEYGSSTVTTNGTLPWAIKADYDSLVAFLKSGDTVSANRVIADLGHYIGDACQPLHCTENYNRNGIHSPYESTMLHDYLSEITISPDTSRYIPDVLDFAFRVIYASNSKAQVIIDADDQAGGKSARQNSPTTYYQTLWSLLDTMTIGQLQTASVSLASLVYSAMVDASPATAVHQSNPSTFMISEAYPNPFNPTTNIDVDVPAGTGTANVSVYASDGRRIQSFSTSLHAGHNILSLNLSGQASGVYFAKIETLYGTERNVRTLKAILIK, encoded by the coding sequence ATGCAAAACAGAATCGTCAGCGCAAGATCGATTTCGTTAATAGTTGTTGCAACGCTCTGGTCCGCTTCAGCTTTTGGATGGGGACAGGACGGTCACAGAATTATCAACTCGTCATTCACAAAGCACTTCCCGCTGGATACCTCGTGGGTCGCCCGCTTCACTCAATATTATGCCGATCATGCCTCTGACGCCGACAACAGGAAAAGCTCCGACCCATCCGAATCGCCGAGACACTTCATCGATATCGACGCTTATGCTGAGTTCCATTCAAGCTGGTTTCCTCATGACATTGATTCTCTTATCGCGGAATATGGCTCGTCGACTGTAACAACAAACGGTACTCTCCCATGGGCGATAAAAGCCGATTATGACTCGCTTGTGGCATTTTTAAAGAGTGGAGACACGGTCAGCGCCAACAGAGTGATAGCAGACCTCGGACATTATATCGGAGACGCCTGTCAGCCGCTCCACTGCACCGAGAACTACAACAGGAACGGAATCCATAGCCCTTACGAAAGCACTATGCTTCACGACTATCTTTCCGAAATCACGATTTCGCCCGACACTTCGAGGTACATCCCGGACGTTCTCGACTTTGCGTTTCGCGTGATATACGCGTCGAACTCAAAGGCCCAGGTAATTATCGACGCTGATGATCAGGCAGGCGGCAAAAGCGCAAGACAGAATTCTCCGACGACTTACTACCAGACCTTATGGTCGCTACTCGATACGATGACGATCGGACAACTTCAGACTGCGTCGGTGTCTCTGGCGTCTTTGGTGTACTCTGCCATGGTGGACGCAAGCCCGGCAACGGCAGTTCACCAATCGAATCCTTCGACGTTCATGATCTCGGAGGCGTACCCTAATCCATTTAATCCTACAACTAATATCGACGTCGACGTGCCTGCGGGTACTGGTACCGCGAACGTCTCTGTATATGCCTCCGATGGAAGAAGGATCCAGTCGTTCTCCACTTCGCTCCATGCTGGACACAACATCCTTTCTCTCAACCTTTCAGGTCAGGCCTCAGGAGTGTATTTCGCAAAGATCGAAACACTTTATGGAACCGAAAGAAACGTAAGAACCTTGAAAGCGATTCTTATAAAATAA
- a CDS encoding PspC domain-containing protein has translation MEEHSSQLSTLKLFKSNSDKIIDGVCGGLAVSFRTDANVVRLVLIAYTLMNAAGGALFYLVAMVIIPRAETGAPERVTEQETSEPGIGSVGMAGLVVGTVIMLIGLGLLFKIFDLLSISSLWVSFGRLALPIIFILIGGALLLEKDPGHQDVEVNRNPDASGHEQRKLVRMSRDKKISGVCGGFAEYFRTDPTLARLLCVLLAFASLGLALVLYVACAMVIPKEEM, from the coding sequence ATGGAAGAACATTCCTCCCAACTTTCGACCCTGAAACTCTTCAAATCCAATTCGGACAAAATAATCGACGGGGTTTGTGGCGGACTGGCGGTAAGTTTCCGCACTGACGCGAATGTCGTGAGGCTTGTCCTAATCGCGTATACATTAATGAACGCAGCAGGTGGAGCGCTTTTCTACCTTGTTGCCATGGTTATAATCCCTCGGGCCGAAACAGGGGCACCCGAACGGGTGACGGAACAAGAAACCTCCGAACCTGGAATCGGCTCGGTCGGGATGGCGGGTCTGGTTGTCGGCACTGTTATCATGTTAATCGGGCTCGGACTCCTTTTCAAAATTTTCGACTTGCTTTCGATTTCCTCTCTATGGGTTTCATTCGGTCGGCTTGCGCTGCCCATAATCTTTATCCTGATCGGCGGGGCTCTGCTGCTTGAAAAGGATCCGGGACATCAAGATGTTGAAGTGAACCGTAATCCGGACGCGTCCGGGCATGAGCAAAGGAAGCTTGTGAGGATGTCGCGAGACAAGAAAATATCCGGCGTTTGCGGCGGATTCGCGGAATATTTTCGGACGGATCCGACGCTTGCTAGACTCCTGTGTGTCCTCCTGGCATTCGCTTCGCTCGGTCTTGCTCTCGTGCTTTATGTCGCTTGCGCGATGGTGATCCCAAAGGAGGAAATGTGA
- a CDS encoding EamA family transporter has protein sequence MRIFAGYVLICVIWGTTWLAIKVSIFTVPPFLSAGIRFTMASIIIVVVLRIRNYKYHFSVQETIFLLLVGLGSFSVPYGLVYWAEGRITSGLTAVTFAVMPFFAAILSRIMLKTDDLSFWKIFGILLGFAGLVIMFGGDFEVGSLQRAEGILAVVLSAFCNAMVAVNVKKFGRHIDPIYINLIPMALGAVTLILTSVFVESWSNVQFNLSTISAMLYLAVVGSVVAFGIYFYLLKHISVVLLSMTSFITPVLALAAGAIFLGEDLPSGTIIGTGLILAGILTMNLFAERFSGVKPNSNEDEKISAK, from the coding sequence TTGCGGATTTTCGCGGGCTACGTTTTGATATGTGTTATCTGGGGGACAACATGGCTCGCGATCAAGGTTTCTATATTCACGGTACCTCCGTTTCTCAGTGCGGGTATACGATTTACAATGGCCTCGATCATTATCGTCGTAGTGTTGCGGATCCGTAACTACAAATATCATTTCAGTGTCCAAGAAACAATCTTCCTCTTATTAGTCGGACTTGGATCTTTTAGCGTACCATATGGACTCGTGTACTGGGCGGAAGGGAGAATCACTTCCGGTCTCACCGCTGTCACTTTCGCGGTGATGCCTTTCTTCGCGGCGATTCTTTCGAGAATCATGCTCAAGACCGATGATCTGTCATTCTGGAAAATATTCGGGATACTTTTGGGCTTTGCGGGACTGGTGATCATGTTCGGCGGCGACTTTGAGGTAGGCTCCTTACAAAGAGCTGAAGGAATTCTGGCAGTAGTCCTCAGTGCTTTTTGTAATGCAATGGTGGCGGTTAATGTCAAGAAATTTGGAAGGCACATCGATCCAATCTACATCAACTTAATACCGATGGCACTTGGGGCAGTTACGCTGATTCTGACGAGTGTCTTCGTCGAGAGCTGGAGTAATGTCCAATTCAATCTTTCAACGATTTCTGCAATGCTTTATCTTGCCGTAGTCGGATCCGTTGTTGCCTTCGGTATCTACTTTTACCTTCTCAAGCACATCAGCGTCGTCCTTCTCTCCATGACCTCATTCATTACTCCGGTCCTCGCATTGGCTGCCGGAGCGATTTTTCTTGGAGAAGATTTACCTTCAGGGACAATCATCGGAACAGGATTGATACTCGCCGGAATCTTGACTATGAATCTCTTTGCCGAAAGGTTTTCCGGAGTTAAACCAAATTCGAATGAAGATGAAAAGATTTCCGCCAAATGA